CTTTTGGTCCTAGTACTGTACATCTCGAACGTTTTGAGCTTCTTTTCTATCAGCGAACATTTTAGCTGAACAGTTTTCACCATCACCTCCCACAGgccacaagaaaaaaaagatgctGTTTTTCAGGAGCATAAACAACAACGTTCTGGCTAAATTGACGCTTTCGGCTTTCCCTCAATGTGTCATAATACGCGTTTTTAAGAAGAGTAATATCCTGTTtggattattattttttgagagtttttattggaaattataccataacactttttttttgaaaatgtgatGAACGTGAGATAAAAACGTGATTTGAAAATGTGTTAAAAaatattcttacaaaattcCAAACATGTTTTCGCAAAAAAGTACGATCCAAACAAAAAGTGACCGTAACCAACTACTTTAGAGTAGTTGATCACTAACAAAGTTTTCAAACTCTATTTGGGTGTAGATCAAAGAATCAAATTTCTTTACCTGCAttttattattcaaaatttcctaaaaatattTTGCCAACGAGTGCATAGGCATTCGTCTGAACTGGTGAACCATCATCGGGTTCTCCTTGACCTATTTAGGTCCCTTCCCCCCCTCCCCCTTATTGTAGAGTAGGATTAGTTCAAGGGAACACATCTGGACCGGTGATGATTCATCGGATTCCCTTTTAACCTGTTTAGGTCCTTCTCTCCCGCTAGTGTAGAGTAGGAGTAGTTAATCGAGTTTCCCTTGATCTGTTCAGATCCTCCTCCCTCTAATGTAGAGTAGGAGTAATTGTAGTGTAGAATCTattgcataaaaaaaaaaacaaaaacaaaaacaaaaagtgaCCGTATGAAAGATAGGGTCTTCCGATTCAATGAAATTTCTCCAGCAAAATTTGAACCAACATTGCACAGATAGGTTACTACTCTGATAACCAGCGAAGCACATGCATGCATTCCCTGGAAGTTCATTGGATGCATTTATAGGTcaaatttctttctttaaaaGGTCATGCGTAACAATATAGTATGATGATCATTTCAATGAACATGTGAGTAGAAATTTATGAGCTTTTATACCTCTACTGAAGTAACAAGATAAATTAGATGCCCCGGCACTTCAAGTTTGACCCTGTCGTGAGTTGCTCATCAGAAAGACGAGAATTTGTCACATATTGCTCCGTGAAATCCTCATTAATGACCACTTAGCACACACTACCCACATTAATGAAACCGACTCAGTTGGCCACCACAGGACTCAAgttccttcttggccgaatctcCCTACTTGTATTCTTGTTCAAGCTTTTCTGAAAAAACTTCGTCACAGGGTGCATGGAACATTGTCCAATAGCGTTTCAATCCCCTTTGATTTTTCATTGATGGATCCACCTCTTCACCTTAATTTAGAGTAGAAGTAAAAATAGAATATAAATTATTGCAtcaataggaaaaaaaaaaagacaaaatacCCGTAATGATGCGATTAAGAATTCATAAAGATGGTGATGTTTGTGCAATAAGCGCAGTCAATGATTTCAACCCAAAAGAAAGGTCAGAGAGTTGAAGAGAGCTGCAAGCACGAGAAATTAGATTGGATCTAAAGTTAATTAGTAATATTACGCGTTTGAGATTTTTTTCGGGTCTTCTCATGATAAAAGTAGCTAGTTGATTTACCCGGTGCATTATTTGACACCGACAGCTGATTAACTCTAATCCCGAGATCTTAAtaccattttttattttgatccCATTACTTCGACGAATATTTATGGGCGCATTTCTCGGAatatagaaaataaagaaaagctaCAACCAATCTTAAATCCAAATCAAACAAATGGTTGATCAGTAACATTGCTTGAAATTGCTGAGTTGTTCGCGGGTTTTGTAGTAAGAGTACGAGGTATCAAAGCTTTAAATTAAGCACGAAGGAGCCACAACAGATTTTGTGATGAATTAATATCCGTTTGTTCTAATGATTACAGATCTTTGATCACAGAGAAATTTGTTCTAATGATCATCTCAGAGCTTGCAATAGATAAGTTGCAATTATATCACAAAATATGAGGAGgggaaaaggaaacaaaaaagaaaaagaagtggAGTACAATTGAGTACATTTTGGACCAAGTGGACCTCATCATTAGTTGGAAAATTAGTTAAAGTACGTGTTATCTTAGGGCCTATATTTGTATATATACGAAGTTCTGTACGTACAAGGATACATGTacacttttcatttcttttatacatacatgttttgtttttttcttcatCTCTTTTATGGacacatttaattttttttccctcttaatGGCAGATCTACtaatagctagtttgggaggatggaaatgaaaagaaaagaagagaaatgataagttagaaaagaaaagaaaggatcaaAGTTTCTATCTAAGTTGTTTGAgagttttaaaaaagaaaaaaaagtgaataattttcttttgtttgggagttgaatgcaaaggaaaggaaaagatacttaaacaaattattttacaaatatGCCCTTTCTATAAACAAATGTGAGAGGGATTCATCGGGTATTAAAATGTTTTGTATAGGATTTTAAGGGTAATTTGCCACCCCCCTCCCCCCGCGCGCGCGCCTCAGCTCCGTGCTTGCATTCACCATTTCTTGCGGAAGTTCCCGCGTTAAAAGATGATGCATTCAGGGTTAGACCAAACATTGAGTGCTTAAATTAATTTGTCATTGAATGAACCTAttcaatttctttcaaataattcaccactctAATATTTCTTAGATGCTAGACACCTAAATAGCCCTTAAAGCTGATTAAACAAGCCACATGACGAAGAGGATAGCCAGTTCACAGTTGCAGAGTTTTCACATAAATGGTAGCATTATTCACTTTCATTCTTCTGGTTTTGTGGCATTGAAAACACAGGAAGAGAATGATGTGTTTTCGAATCTAAGTTGCCAAACCATATTAATTAAAGTCATTGGATTCTAATTTCCTGAAGAGGgtacatgaaaaagaaaaaaaaaagtaagttgAAACTTGCAGATTGCGACCTTGCAAGCTGTGCAGTGAACAAAATTCATCAACCCCACCCCTGCATGTGAAAGTAACAAGCCACATGTACTGTTCGGTGATTCACTATCAAGAACAAACACTATTTGAGGCAAGTTTAATGGGATTATTGCAGCAGCCTTACCTCAAAGTCTTTTctgtcttttattttcttcttctttcctgTAGTAAATTACAGTgctattttctgaaatttttggtgaagTTACAAAGTACAAACAACGTTATAAAATATGAGTGAGCCTCCCTCAGTTTTCCTGTCTTATTAAAATGGTCTTTCTAGAATTGAAATGTTTGTTTATATCGTCATAAATACATTTGTGTAATATTTAGACAGAAAAAGGAGGTCAGTAATTTTTTGGAATATTGAGTGCATAGCCACACAAATGCTATAGCTCTTGAGAAAATGTGGTTCTCCTGCTAATGGAGGTTTTTAATTATGATattgatgtcatgaatcaggaAAATTGAGtaaacaacttttttttttaaatttttgcctCAATGTCGGTGAGATCATAGAATACTGTATCATCTAATCGAAAAATTAAGTTGGCTTCTCAATACAATGAATccttaaaaaactaattttagtttttatgcTATAACTTATAGGCCTCATTTGATAACTcgattcagcacttaaatttaataggtTCGTACCTTGATATGTTCAAATGTATTTGATAACTAAACATAGAATATttgtaattaattaaatgactCTGAATTGCTTAAGCAAAACTTACTCTataaaataagtgataagttgTTCACTTATTATTTGAATATGCTAAAATGTTAGgattttaatatttaacaatttagtAACTCAACATATTTATgtttcagatttcaaattttagattttaattttatcaaacacaccctTAGTGTCAAACTGCTTGTTGGAATTATCAATTTATCATGACATATATAACGATTATTAGTCCATGCAAAATAAATGAATACAAGTCACCTTATTATATGATCCAACATccatatatgtatgtattttttttcagTGTAAGCAGGCGTGtgtatgttttatttttttttccgagCCACCAGCTGTCAAGTTGTATCCAGAGGTGTGTATGACGACTTTACAATGCCCTTATTCGCTATAGAAAAGAGTAGAACATAAGATTAGTAGCGAATTTATAATTTTGACCTTAAATGGTTAGATTTATGGAGTGAGACTTGGAACCAAATAAGTCGTCTTCTTCTGGAATCTGGACTAGATATGTGTACGGTGTAACTTAAGGGTTCAATTGGATAAACTATCAGATGGCATTGACATCAAGCGAGGCAGATGTAATTTTTGAGTCTGAATCCTTCCTAGCCCGTTTTTCTCAGAAATTCTCAACAGTAATATTATAAGCCTCCCGCAGTATTAAGTAGGCCCTATATGAGGATTAGAACAAACTCCCACCCTAATATGTCGACTTCAAAGCCCTATAAATACACTCCCCAAAGCTTACTAAAACCCACGAACTAAGTCACAAACCACACACGAAATCCCTCATTTTCCCCTTCCACTGCCCGGCATTGGCCATCATGGCTTCTTTCTCAGCCAAAATCCCTGTTCTCATGCAGCTCTCAATGCTTCTGCTCATAAGCTCATCAGTTTTTGCTGACGAGCATGAACATTCCAAATGGCCAGCACATCCACCAGCTGAAGCCCCTGAACACCACAAgggtcaccaccaccaccaccaccaccaccaccccccaACCTATCCTCCAGTGAAGCCTCCGGTTCATCCACCGGTTAAGCCTCCAGTGCACCCTCCCGTGAAGCCTCCAGTTCATCCACCAGTGTACCCTCCCGTGAAGCCTCCAGTTCACCCACCGGTTAAGCCTCCAGTGCACCCTCCCGTGAAGCCTCCGGTTCATCCACCAGTGTACCCTCCCGTGAAGCCTCCAGTTCATCCACCGGTGAAGCCTCCAGTACACCCACCGGTTAAGCCTCCAGTACACCCTCCCGTGAAGCCTCCGGTTCATCCACCAGTATACCCACCCGTGAAGCCTCCAGTTCATCCACCGGTTAAGCCTCCAGTGCACCCTCCCGTGAAGCCTCCAGTACACCCACCGGTTAAGCCTCCAGTGCACCCTCCCGTGAAGCCTCCGGTTCATCCACCAGTATACCCTCCCGTGAAGCCCCCAGTTCATCCACCGGTTAAGCCTCCAGTGCACCCTCCCGTGAAGCCTCCGGTTCATCCACCAGTATACCCTCCCGTGAAGCCCCCAGTTCATCCACCGGTTAAGCCTCCAGTGCACCCTCCCGTGAAGCCTCCGGTTCATCCACCAGTATACCCTCCCGTGAAGCCTCCAGTTCATCCACCGGTTAAGCCTCCAGTGCACCCACCTGTGAAGCCTCCAGTCTACCCTCCGGTAAGGAAGCTTGTGGCGGTACAAGGAGTTGTTTATTGCAAGACCTGCAGTTATGCTGGTTTTAATCCCAAGGAAGCTATGCCTCTCCAGGGTACGTCCATAACGCTACTTTAAACATCCCCTTTTTACAATTTTCCGTTCTTCTTTTCAGTTTATTTCTCATGCTTTTTAGCTTAGGAACTTGTACAGGACAGCATTTCGTGAGTACCACAAAGTATTGTTCCAAAAGATACTAGTATCTTCTCCAccctttcattttgcccttttattCCAAAACAATCCTGAGCTACAATGTCATGCACAAGAACTGATTCGTGTTGCTCAAACAAAAGAAGCCGAAAACAGGAAACCAAGAAACCTTGAAGAATCGAAATGCTACAATTGGAACAAGGAAATAGAGCTTGTCACGTGGGCCTGTTGTTAAAAATCATAAACCTTCATGACACTAAAGTGAGCTAAACGACAAAAATCAAAGAATGTTCGCGCATGGTTAGGAAAGAAGGAATGGCTAATAATTTGTTTGACCGAGTCTTttttacgttttttttttttttttggtgaattacTCTGGGGCttcatttttttgtcaaacttcaACTGCATTATATAATACTCTGGGACTTCATGATGTATTGTTACTGTGGAATTGCAGGTGCTGTGGTGAGAGTTAGATGTCAGAATACCCGGTTTAAGCCTGTGGTGGCAGAAGGCAAGACAGACAAGAATGGTTACTTCTTCATCGTGCCAGAGATGGTGACCAGCCTCGCTTCCCATACTTGTAAGGTGTATCTAGTGAAATCGCCCTCCCTGAAGTGCAGCGCTCCGACAAATCTCAATTATGGATCGGAGGGAGCAAGCTTAATTCCAAATCCAGCTCACAAGCCCAATCCTTTGGGACCAAAATATGCTCTGTACAATGTTGGACCTTTTGCCTTTGAACCGGCAAAGCCGACCCCATGCCCTCGTTGAGATTCCTCCAGCATTGATCTCTGAATTGTCAAGTCTTCAGTATTTCAGCCATGTCAAAGCCTATGAAGTGTGTTACagctctcctttttttttgttttttggttaaatttgggtCCTGCTCTTTAATAAGTTATGCCCACTGTTAAAAGTGCCAGTTTGCAGTGTGGAAATTGAAAAATGTTTGATAGTCTTCCCTCCTTCAGTTGGGCTTATTGTTTGATATGTTCAGAATTACTACTGTATTCTCAAGTTGTATTGAAATATTTTAGAATGTAATGCTATCGTATTAAAATAGTACTCTGTCCGTCGTATTATTAAtgtcatatttttattttgggaGAACTGCACAAATAATCCCTCACATATTGCaaatgtgaaaatttagtcCCTCAGATCGAAAATGATCAATTTTAGTCCTTATCAAATAAAAAAGGATCAATTTGAGTCCCTTTTCACTTTTCCGACTGATTTTTGCCCGGAATATCTCACGTGCACACCACGTGGCCAACTTTTCAAGGGTAAAAATGCCAAACCACTTATATGTtgaccaaaaccaaaatgtaaaGAGCGAATACTTCCCAAAATTCTTGATGCTCGAAGACTTGACTGAGTCCAAGAATCCTCTATTCCGTAGTCCTTCATTACCCAAATCCGCGCGCTAAAAGAAGCAAGAGAAGAAGTAAGAGGAAATTCTTTAGGAAACAAGCAAAGGCAACCATCCAAGGACCCCAGATAAGTGGTTTGGCATTTTGGTAAGGACTAAAATTGAgataaggaagaagaagaaaagctcTGCGTAGCTATGGCGTCCATGGCTAGTGCAAGCGTAGCTCCTGCTGGATTCTCATACGGCAGGCCTCCATTTTCTGCTTCAGAGAAGCTGAGGAGAACGGTGGTGGTGAGGGCTGAAGCCATAAACCCAGGTATCAGGAAGACCGAAGACAAAGTGGTGGACTCTGTTGTTATCGCCGAACTGAACAAGCCTTTCACTGCTTACTGCAGGTTTTTCATTTACCATCTCTTGCGTACTTGATCACTTCCAACTTTTCTGATTACCTTGTTGGATCATGGAAGGGAAacatgttttctttttcccttgtttTGGGAATTAATCTGTCTGGAAGCCTTGTAGATTCATTCTTTGCTCAAAGTAAAATATGAACTCAACAGGCCTTTGTATTCAGACACTACCCTCTAGGCATTAAGCCTAAAACACCGATAGAAGTCAATTTTAGCGTGAATGCCTAACATTTAATTATGTTAAGTGCGAATTCAGGCCATAGCCAGGGGTTTTTGATGACACAGTAAAAGTAAACATTCTTTTGAGCGGTGACGGATTGGTTGACTTGTTGGAGCAGGTGTTGGCGGTCTGGGACTTTCCCTTTATGCGATGGAAGCCATGTGAAGCACAATAAGGCTACTGGAGACAATGTTTGGCCTCTGCTAGTGAAGAAGCAGTGACTAGTAAATGATATAGCACTATTATACATTCTTGAATATTCCAAACTTGGTGCAGCATAGTATATCGTGTTCTGATGGGGAAATCCTTGTATGTTCTTAATGCAATATGATGATCTCTATCTGGAGTTGTAATAAAGTGATAGTTTTCTACTCCTGTTGTGGAAATTCCTTCTGATTTCAACTAGTTCAATCAGAACTAGAAAAGTGGTTTTGGTCCtttacattttggttttggtcaACAGATAAGTGGTTTGGCATTTTTACCCTTGAAAAGTTGGCCACGTGGTGTGCGCGTGAGATATTCCGGGTAAAAATCAGTCGAAAAAGTGAAAAGGGGCTCAAATTGATCCTTTTTTATTTGATAAGGACTAAAATTGATCATTTTCGATCTGAGGgactaaattttcacatttGCAATATATGAGGGACTATTTGTGCAAttctcccttttatttttttcggaATGAATGTTTCAAAAAGGAGTCACTCTCTAAAAATTAACATCTTGTTTTATTAGTCTTTTCACCTTGTCGACGTTTTCCACCCTCCCAATGCATTCCTCATGCTCTTAAATTATGAATTTGAGAATAACATATTGTAAAGTCACCCAAATCTAACTCCTCCAAATACAATGATTACATGTTCTGTCAAAGAGCTGGTTTCTCGACAAACGAATCAAATTATGGAACCGATGGAGGAGTACTTTTATTTGTGAATGAAAGAGCATTGCTGATTTGATACTCTACTATTCTTTTTCTTAGTAAATTAACCTTTGTGAGTCAACTGGGGCATTCTTAAATTATTACAAACCTAAAGCTGAGTAGTCAATTAGCGTACAACTGCACCAATTGTGGGGGACATAGATCCAACTTTTTCTGCAGCTGAACCTTTTGAAGCATGAACAGCTGGATATTGCCACGCTACAAAGTAAAAATCATATTAATCCTCTGCAGACTGCTGTATTACCCATTAACGACAGTTAAGTTCAGGAAGGTTCACTAGTCCAGTGTCCTTTCCTTGGATGCCAATCATCTCCATAAAATTTGTTGGATGTTTGTTTGCTTTTTGGCTATGTACTCTCCCTGTCAGCGTGCCATCAAAGCAAAGGCACATCGGGTTTTTCAAGGTAGGTTCTGAACGGTGAATGCCAGCCGATTTTGCCATTCAGGGGATCCAAAGATTCCTGCTTTCTCTTCTGCTTGCAGGCAACCATTAACAATTTCAAGAAGGCCATTAGCGTTATGATCAATGTGAAAAAGTGTGGGGAATAATTTTGGATGAGAACGCGTTGGTACCCTACTAGTGCTGGCTGGTGGAGGGGCAATCCGTATTTGCTACCCAGATTCTTGATAGCATGCTACGGTGCTTATTGGTTTTTTATGAACGCTCTCTGATATTGCTTGAGAACACTCTCTGCAAAATGTACACGAGtttgtaaaatattttttatgaaacaatattggggttttttttttttgggctagaAACTGGTGATTGTTCCAACCCAATACGAAAAGAGAATAATCAATTATCAGAGGTAACCGTCATAAAATGGAAATGTTACAGGGATTttgatttagaaaaaaaaaaagaaaaggaaaaaagagatgTATGTCCGTCCATATGTAGGCCATAGCTCGTTAATTTGCTAGAAGCTTTGTAAGGGCATTGACATCCTTATTTACCAAATGTAACTTCGATAACAGTCACAATTAAGAAAAAGAGATTACATCTGAGCGATCGACCAATAAATCTAACTTtctatcagaaaaaaaaaaacgaataaTCTAACTGCTTTTTCAATAAATCTAACTTCAAAGGACAAAGGACCTTTTTATAAAGTTTAATATTCTCCCCGGCGTAACTCAATATTCTCAAGGCGTTAAAAATACGAAGCCCTTAAATTCTTCTGCTCAGATTTGCCTTCAAGTTGTGATTTTCCACCCTAGACCGCTAGACGTAAACTTAGGTCACAGATTCTCGGTCGAAACACCTTATTCTCAAGTCTAGTGCTTCATGGAAAGGAATAAATTCTGCAACTTGAGAATGAAGCGTAGACAGGCATGCCGAAGGCCAATATAGCCCTCCAAacgaagttttttttttttcattaaccATAGCAATTTCAATTACATTCACGATTGTAGGCTTATATAACTCCAAAGGGTTCAAAGAAAATCAGGACCGAAAGGAAAAATGGGAAGATTACTCGACCAGCTATCCCTAGCCATTGACGGTCCTATGGATCCTCAAGTTTACTGGCGGTTTTTAGATAACCTTTTGGATCTGCGGAATCCACAAAAGAGAGGTAGTACAAGATCCAAAACACAATGGTGGTTGTTGTAAATTGCAGTCTTAAAAATAGAATGCGTTCATTCATGTCAGCTTGTACAATGACAACCGTGCATGTGTAACCATTCCAACTGTTACGTACTGGTATATGATTTGTGAGGTTCTTGCATGCATGTTGTAGTGGGATCCAACCACGTGTCAGTTCGAGCATGAAGACCTAGCAGGTCAGCTCGGGCAAATATAAGGACAGTTCGCGCAAGGCCGCCGTCTCCCAGCTAGATGGGCTTGATGGGCCGTGGCACCCGAACTTGTCGGAGCCGACAGACGGATCCCTAGAAAGACTCTCTCTCTACCAGGACTCATAGTCCTATAAGGAAACTACTACCCAAAACTCTATAAATACAACACAATGGGCATTATAAGAAAATTGGTCATTAGTGATAAGCCATTTTtgtcacaaaaaaattaaaagtcgTCACTGATAACTTTTATTGACAACTTTCTAGTCGTCACACAGTCGTCGCTAAAGGCCCGTCGGTAAAAGTACATAGTGACGACCCTAAAAGTCGTCAGTGAATCaaactattttgtaacaactGGTGTCGTCAATAATTGTTGTAATTTTAGTGATGACACAGTATCTTGTCAATGATGTACAAAGTAATGTCATCACTAAAACTAATCCATAGTTGTCATTGGTATAGACTCATTATTGACAACTTTTGTTGTCACTAAACACTTTTTAATTCTATGACAATAGGTTGTTATCAATGGAGAATTCTGATTCAGTGACAACACTTTATCACCATGAAATTTGAAGATTTTCCTGATATAATTAtatctaaaaatgaaaaaaaaatgacaatgcTTGATAATTAGCAGATGAAGCCATCCAATACATTACAAAATGCCAAAATATCATATCAAACATTCGAATATCATAATGAAGTTCAACAACACCCTACAAATAGTTTGATAAGTGGTATTCGGCCTaaatttcacatataagtcAAGGTAGCTTTACAAAAACAAATCCAAGTCCCAAAAAAAATATGTGCTGTCAAAACATTTCCTAAGTATAAGATTTTCTTTATAGTTCTTGAGTCAATTAGCAACTCCTGCTGCTGATCTTCCAAAAAGCTAAAATGAGCAACATATTTGCAGTGAAGTCCTGCAATTATTAGTTGGTCAtaagaaaaacttgagacaagaAAGAGAACCAAAGAATTTGCAAGAAAATAAGGTAAATCATTCCTTTGAAGTATAATCTAGACAGTGACTAAATAAGAGCAAAGTAAGAGATAAAGCACTTAGAACATTAGAGTTCAAGAAACACTTCTTTTACTTCTACTAAATTATTAAGAACTTAAGAAACAATTAATATGCTTATGCTACCATATTAAGAACCAAACAGTGATCCTTCTATGGCTTCGTAGGCTCCATTTGTATGGTTCATTCAATAGATCATGCTTAGCAACTTCAACTTTTCAGGTATTGAAAACGATATTGTTTACCACTAGACCAAGTTTCGATGACAAATAAAACTCCAACATATATAGAGATTCTTTGCACCCAT
This portion of the Coffea arabica cultivar ET-39 chromosome 2e, Coffea Arabica ET-39 HiFi, whole genome shotgun sequence genome encodes:
- the LOC113730985 gene encoding uncharacterized protein, yielding MASFSAKIPVLMQLSMLLLISSSVFADEHEHSKWPAHPPAEAPEHHKGHHHHHHHHHPPTYPPVKPPVHPPVKPPVHPPVKPPVHPPVYPPVKPPVHPPVKPPVHPPVKPPVHPPVYPPVKPPVHPPVKPPVHPPVKPPVHPPVKPPVHPPVYPPVKPPVHPPVKPPVHPPVKPPVHPPVKPPVHPPVKPPVHPPVYPPVKPPVHPPVKPPVHPPVKPPVHPPVYPPVKPPVHPPVKPPVHPPVKPPVHPPVYPPVKPPVHPPVKPPVHPPVKPPVYPPVRKLVAVQGVVYCKTCSYAGFNPKEAMPLQGAVVRVRCQNTRFKPVVAEGKTDKNGYFFIVPEMVTSLASHTCKVYLVKSPSLKCSAPTNLNYGSEGASLIPNPAHKPNPLGPKYALYNVGPFAFEPAKPTPCPR
- the LOC113730986 gene encoding CDGSH iron-sulfur domain-containing protein NEET-like, encoding MASMASASVAPAGFSYGRPPFSASEKLRRTVVVRAEAINPGIRKTEDKVVDSVVIAELNKPFTAYCRCWRSGTFPLCDGSHVKHNKATGDNVWPLLVKKQ